TGCCATAATATTAATGCATATTGCCATATTAGTAACACATATTGCCATAATATTAATGCATATTGCCACATTTACCCCATTGTTATGTCCATGGTTACCTTTGTTACACAGGCTGAAAAGAATTGCTGGCGCAAATGACGGCAACATTTAATACTGTGTGTTTATTTTTCTAAAGAGACTTGGCCTGTTTCATAATTACGAGTTTACTTGAAATTAGTGCGGGTTGTGTTTGGGGCAgtagggtaacctagtggttaaagctttttgcttgtcacaccgaaagCCCAgtttggattccccacatgggcacaatatgtgaagccaatttctggtgtccctcgcagatatagcaggaatattgttaaaagcgactCAAAACAGTACTCACTCAGGTTATGTTTTTGTAATGTAATTATGAACATGAAACTGTTTGTATATTATCCAGCTCTCTCCGACTTCCACTATTGCTGATGTGAAGAGAGCCTTTGAGAGAATCAGTAAGTACAGGTCATCAGATGCTTTATGGTGTTTTCCTGCGATACCCATGTAATTCTATTCCATTTTGTATCATAGCTGAATCGTAGCGCCATAAGTAAAATAATCTGGCAAAACTGCATGCAGAAAGTTACAAAAGAAATAGAGATTGGTACTGGATAAAAAGTGGTTTAGTTGATGCCACCATTCAACCTGTCATCATTAGTGTACAATCTGAGAAGAGTGAAAATGAATCAGGAATTTCCCCTCAGATTCCACTCCGGAAGATTTTTGATACAACACCTAAATTGACATCCTAAACTGCTTCCCAACCATGAGGATGGTCCTGTAATGGTCTACCTTACCCTTGTAAAACTTCACAGAAAGTCAAAACTAAATAATTATAGTTTGTTGAGTAACTTTTCTATTTTGGAGACAAATGTTATGAAACTTGGTTTTCAAATTtggtttgatgttttcattatattttgcatacaaatttgtgtttgatgGTGAACCGTTTTGGATTCGTTGTGATTCATCTGTATCATTTTGacccaaacagactatagttgTGTGCAATGAAGGTTTTGATAAACAATTATAACCTGGACATTATGTTATGAGAAAAAAGTGTTAATTATCCTCTGTAAGTTGCACATTGCACGTTTAACCTTGTTTCCATTCCTTAGGTATTATCATATCTCTTCCTGTTTCAGTATTTAGTACATCATCGGAAAACTAGAACTGTTTTTTCTTTAACAGGATCAAAGTATTACCCGGAACGGCAGTCATTTCGTACTGAACCGCGTGAGTAGTGCATTACTGTGGTTGATAAAATAATCAAGACTTGATCTCTTGAAGAATGTGGTTGTAAAATCTTTGTTCACAGTTTCTGCATATGCTATTGTGTGATGTGAAAGTGTTGGACATGAATAAATATTGCTTTCATTTCTTGTATGAATGACTACCaaagggctccagataatttttcaacatgaggagtatgtatgctgtattttttcaatataagaATACTAGGAAAAGTTGAGTACTGAATGGAAGTTAACGGCGTgtaagtaatcttgtgttttgtttcatatttgcaCCATAACATTgttactcttgtgtaaacaggtcaataaacaataaagcaatactttttctgataaatacatctgtaaatgattctaagaccatagaccattgctgtggtgcgtaactgctatatttctgATGTTTATCCTACCgtatcatgcatatttttttatacacccttatctggagccctgttaCCATATTTTTTATGGTAAATGAATGTTATGTTTAGTTTAGTGAGCAATCATGATACAGCTATAAGTGTAACAACACCCTTGGAGATTCAGGGTATAATttatcttcagtgacccatgcttgtcataaaaggcaatttacaggattgggttgtcagacttgctgacttggttgacacctgcaATCATTTCCCAGTTGTgttgattgatgttcatgctgttgacctgATTATTCACAGCTCACCACCaaatagctggattattgctgaatgcggcataaaacaacaaacaaacttgagTGGAACTGTTTTCATTCCAGGGGGCAAATCATTAAAAGATGACCAAACTCTGGAGAGTCTTGGCATGAAAAGCAGTGGAGAACTATTCTTCAAAGACTTAGGGCCTCAAGTAGGCTGGACTACCGTAAGTGAATGAGAAAACATTTTATCACATTGTGTGAGGTTGCCTGTTTCACAGATATGAGTGGAGACCCTTTTTTTTGAAGGACTGGTCTTGTCTTTCTTTTCATAGATGTGCCTTTGCCTTAGGAGTGAACAGATTGTCTTCTGTATGAGGCAGTTTGTATGGTCTTTCTATCTAGGATAAATTGTATAGATTTTGCCCAATGAAGTTCATTCTATTTTTAAGACTAGGCCATTTGACGACAGTCTTAGTGATCTTTGGTGTGTAGAGGTGTTTCTAGTACCTCAAATTTAAGGTGAGAGAGGCAGTGGGGACTGTTTTTCAATCTTTAGTTCATCATGCCAAatacatgggtttgattcctaacATGCCTActatgtgtgatgcccatttctggtgtcccctgccctgatattgctggaatattgctccaAGTGGCATAAGACTAaacccactcgctcactcaagaACTTATTTAAATGGGAATTCTACGATCTCAAGGGTTGCTTCTTGTTTCCATGCAATGATTGGTTGAACAATGAGGATATGAAAATTGGAAACAGTTTGACACATTGTGTGACCTTCCTGATTCTTTGTCAGCAGATCCTGCCCTTGTTCTTGTAAACTCCTGGTTTATGTTGTCCAAACTTGATGTTCACTCATGTCAGTATTTTATCCAGGTATTTTTGACAGAGTATGCTGGACCACTTGCTATCTACCTCGGGTTCTACTCACGACCTGCTATCATCTATGGAGCTGAGGCTGCACTACAACCAAAGGCATTTGTTGTGGAGTAAGTGCAGTTATGAAGTAGCACACATCATGCTTACATCTGTGGTGGGGTAGGCTGGCAGTAAAGGTATTCGCTCATCACTCCACGACCCAatttcaaatccccacatgtgtactctgtgtcaagcccatttctggtgtccccaattgtgatattggtgtaatatttctaaaagcggtgtaaaaaagtcactcattcacatgaAATTAGACATTGCAAAATCATATAGGGGATTTGCTGTGCACAGAATTGCATCACAATCAGCCATGCATGTGTGAAAGAGAGCGAGTGCTTCAGCTTTCAAATTAGTGATCCAGCCTGTCTGAGACGTCTGCTTGTTTATGTATTTACAGTATTGCTGCAGCTTGTTGGACATTCCATTATGCCAAGCGGCTCTTTGAGACAGTCTTTGTGCACAGGTTCTCACATGCCACCATGCCCATCTTTAACATCTTCAAGGTGAGTCATGTGTTTCTGTACAGATATGGACTGCAAATTTTGACAGGGAAGTAAGTGTTTTAGGGATCAAGTTTGAGAATTAACCACAAAATACCAGTCCCCTTGAACAtaaatgaaaattatgtttACTTTAGTGAATAAACATGGTACAGCAATATGTGTAACACTCTTAGAGATCCAAATTATAATTGGTCTTGAGTAACCCGTTTTTGTCACAAGACGCGACTAaagggatagggtggtcagactcgctgacttggttgacacatgtcatcatatccatatTATGCAGAtctatgttcatgctattgatcacagaattctctggtccagacttgattatttaaacaCTGCCTCcatttagctgaaatattgctgagtgtggtgttaaacatcaAGCACAAAATACCCAATGACAGAAATTATTTATCAGGGCCAGAGCTGTAGTGTTCCAGACTCACCATCTTTAGACAGACACATACAAACTTGTTAAACTGAAGAGTTTTATGACATTTACCtatatattatttatcatttatcatttatgATGACTGAGTGTTACAAGATTGAAAATTTGTAAAGGTCAGAGAATCATAATCGCAAAAGGTGATTCTTGAAATAAAACGTTTGAGagtattttttattttctgaaGTTGAGAACTATGGCTTTATAACTAGTTCTGCTAAATTTGCTTATCAGCAAGAGTGGTTTGCAAAAAACAAGAAATTATTTGGAAAATTCATGTATTAGCTTTTTTTATTAACTTGTATTTGTGACTTTTGTGATATGCTTTTCAGAATTCCATGTACTACTGGGGCTTTGCAGTGTTTGTTGCTTACTTCGTGAACCACCCTCTCTACACACCTGCaggtcagtgaataaataactAGGGACTggtaaaattaaaataaaagtcactatatttatcaaacattttgcATCAGGATCTTATATTCATTGCTTCATGTGACATGTTAAGATCTGGGATAGACCAATGCTTACCCCaaaaagtgactatgcttgtcgtaagaagctactaacaggattggttggtcaggctcgctgactttgttgactcatgtcatcagctcagttgcgcagatcgatgctcatgctgttgatcagtggattgtctggtccagactcgattatttatagacccctgcaatattgctgagtgtagcttaaaacaaaacacactcactcgttATTTTATTCTCTCATAAGATTATACACATTTTGATGAATTAGTGATTGCCGTAATCATTTTAATAAGTCCATGGCTGTGTTATGCCTTCCTTCAACAATATCTAAACCAATCTGTGAGAAGTTATTATGTTATTGTATGCCTTGTAACAAGCAGTGCATACTA
Above is a genomic segment from Haliotis asinina isolate JCU_RB_2024 chromosome 7, JCU_Hal_asi_v2, whole genome shotgun sequence containing:
- the LOC137291647 gene encoding very-long-chain enoyl-CoA reductase-like codes for the protein MVYEIRVTDAKTSNVLATIATLSPTSTIADVKRAFERIRSKYYPERQSFRTEPRGKSLKDDQTLESLGMKSSGELFFKDLGPQVGWTTVFLTEYAGPLAIYLGFYSRPAIIYGAEAALQPKAFVVDIAAACWTFHYAKRLFETVFVHRFSHATMPIFNIFKNSMYYWGFAVFVAYFVNHPLYTPAAFGNLQIYGSLAAFVFAELGNLSIHLALRNLRPAGSKVRRIPYPSANPFTWLFTLVSCPNYTYEALAWVSFTVMTQCLPVGLFTLAGFGQMTAWAFGKHRNYRKEFKDYPRGRKPILPFLL